In Candidatus Sericytochromatia bacterium, a single genomic region encodes these proteins:
- a CDS encoding methyltransferase domain-containing protein — MADALLFLKHFLSHPSQIGSLLPSGPYLVRALLDGVDFAQARTVVEYGPGTGVFTAEILRRLHPDARFLSIELMDDFYTALRARYDDPRMTLVKGSAADIADILAAHDLPAPDAIVSGLPFTSLPDPLVHQILTESCRVLAPGGRFLLYQYTRYLTGHLDQYFSAIESRWTLRNVPPAFSFVCRHPRIRETATV, encoded by the coding sequence ATGGCAGACGCGCTGCTGTTTCTCAAGCATTTTCTTTCCCATCCCTCCCAGATTGGATCCCTGCTACCAAGCGGCCCCTACCTCGTTCGCGCTCTGCTCGACGGGGTGGACTTCGCCCAGGCCCGCACGGTGGTGGAATACGGTCCCGGCACGGGCGTCTTCACGGCTGAGATCCTGCGCCGGCTCCACCCGGACGCGCGCTTCCTGAGCATCGAACTGATGGATGACTTTTACACGGCGCTCAGGGCACGCTACGACGACCCCCGCATGACGCTGGTCAAGGGTAGTGCCGCCGATATCGCCGACATTCTTGCCGCGCACGACTTGCCCGCCCCGGATGCCATCGTCTCGGGGTTACCCTTCACCTCCCTGCCAGACCCGCTGGTTCACCAGATCCTGACGGAGTCCTGTCGCGTGCTGGCGCCCGGTGGACGTTTTCTGCTGTATCAATACACCCGCTACCTGACGGGGCACCTCGACCAGTATTTCTCCGCGATCGAGTCGCGCTGGACCCTGCGCAACGTGCCGCCCGCCTTCTCCTTCGTCTGTCGCCACCCTCGCATTCGCGAGACCGCCACCGTCTGA
- a CDS encoding alpha/beta hydrolase: MNSFPATFDHLSFPSRDALKLLGDMGSQGGPSRLKRTTPAPSRQHLTLDLTAGPVPTDLYLPQEAPRSGLLLVPGVARGGKDDPRLIRFAGSLARLGFAVLVPQLESLKDLSVRPVYTGIVRDAFRVLAEHPVWSPGGRAGIGGLSFAMGPGVMAAVTPGVMDKVRFVFCIGGYYDLLAQTRFVTTGQYRVPLGSAHEWQRMEPDPYGRWVLAASLVPHVEDLTSRAAIQGMIDRREKAPLAEIDDLVAQLRDPEARALFDFIQNRDPGQYDALFTALPTRMVEDLHALNVAACDLSGIRARLILVHGYEDDLIHLTHSLGLHQAAPVGQSRLYLVRGLRHVTMLRPSPLGLWRLVSAIQALLEERGAPGEG; encoded by the coding sequence ATGAACTCGTTTCCTGCCACCTTCGACCATCTGTCGTTTCCTTCGCGCGATGCGCTGAAGCTGCTTGGCGATATGGGGTCGCAAGGGGGCCCGAGTCGGCTCAAACGCACCACCCCCGCGCCGAGCCGGCAGCATCTGACCTTGGACCTCACGGCCGGGCCTGTCCCGACCGACCTCTACCTGCCGCAGGAAGCGCCCCGCTCGGGTTTGCTGCTGGTTCCTGGGGTGGCGCGCGGAGGCAAGGACGACCCACGCCTCATTCGCTTTGCGGGCTCGTTGGCAAGGCTCGGCTTCGCCGTGCTGGTGCCGCAACTGGAGAGCCTCAAGGACCTCAGCGTGCGCCCCGTCTACACTGGCATCGTACGGGACGCCTTCCGGGTGCTGGCGGAGCACCCCGTCTGGTCGCCTGGTGGGCGCGCAGGTATCGGCGGGCTCAGCTTCGCAATGGGCCCCGGCGTGATGGCGGCCGTGACGCCCGGCGTGATGGACAAGGTGCGCTTCGTCTTCTGCATCGGTGGCTACTACGATCTGCTGGCGCAGACCCGTTTCGTCACCACCGGACAGTATCGCGTGCCGCTCGGCTCAGCCCACGAATGGCAACGGATGGAACCCGACCCCTACGGCCGCTGGGTGCTGGCGGCCAGTCTGGTGCCGCACGTCGAGGACTTGACCTCCCGGGCGGCCATTCAAGGCATGATCGACCGCCGCGAGAAGGCGCCGCTGGCCGAGATTGACGACCTGGTGGCCCAGTTGCGCGACCCGGAAGCCAGGGCCTTGTTCGATTTCATCCAGAACCGTGATCCGGGCCAGTATGACGCCCTCTTCACGGCCCTGCCGACGCGCATGGTGGAGGATCTGCACGCCCTGAACGTGGCCGCCTGTGATCTGTCCGGCATCCGCGCGCGGCTGATTCTGGTTCATGGTTACGAGGATGACCTGATTCACCTGACTCACAGTCTGGGCCTGCATCAGGCCGCCCCGGTCGGCCAGAGTCGTCTGTATCTGGTTCGTGGGCTGCGCCACGTGACCATGCTGCGGCCTTCCCCGCTGGGCCTCTGGCGTCTGGTGAGCGCGATCCAGGCCCTGCTGGAGGAACGAGGGGCGCCAGGGGAGGGCTGA
- a CDS encoding phosphatidylserine decarboxylase, producing MGEPWYPAAMPPSSTTAPSAAPVRHRDRRSGEIVEETIFAERTLRTFYENPLGRLFFQALLNNRAFCTVYGWRMDSSASRKLIAPFIEKFGIDMAEAARPVEEYRHFNDFFTRTLKLGARQWPEQAERFGAPGDGKLLVYPELHADVRMPIKGTACTPAGLLTSEQAAAPFAGGAALVLRLAPPDYHRFHYPDDGTAHASQEIPGGYESVNPVALRRVPDLFCRNKRAVTMFDSEHFGRIAYVEVGAITIGTIVQTSRPGHIERGQEKGFFRYGGSTVVLLFEPGRLQFDADLIADSAQGMEVKVQAGEGIATAI from the coding sequence ATGGGCGAGCCATGGTATCCTGCTGCCATGCCGCCGTCCAGCACCACCGCGCCCTCAGCAGCCCCCGTTCGCCACCGCGATCGCCGCAGCGGGGAGATCGTGGAGGAGACCATCTTCGCGGAGCGCACGCTGCGCACCTTTTACGAGAACCCGCTCGGACGGTTGTTCTTTCAGGCGCTGCTCAACAATCGCGCCTTCTGCACGGTCTACGGCTGGCGCATGGACAGCTCAGCGAGCCGCAAGCTGATTGCCCCCTTCATCGAAAAATTCGGCATCGATATGGCGGAGGCGGCCCGGCCCGTGGAGGAATACCGCCACTTTAACGACTTTTTCACCCGCACGTTGAAGCTGGGCGCACGCCAGTGGCCCGAGCAGGCCGAACGCTTCGGCGCCCCGGGAGACGGTAAGTTGCTGGTCTATCCCGAACTCCACGCCGATGTGCGCATGCCGATCAAGGGCACGGCCTGCACCCCCGCCGGCTTGCTGACCTCCGAGCAGGCGGCTGCCCCCTTTGCGGGTGGCGCGGCTCTGGTGCTTCGCCTGGCGCCGCCGGATTACCATCGCTTCCATTACCCCGACGACGGCACGGCCCACGCCAGCCAGGAAATTCCGGGGGGCTATGAATCGGTCAACCCGGTGGCCCTGCGACGCGTCCCCGACCTGTTCTGTCGCAACAAGCGGGCCGTGACCATGTTCGACAGCGAGCATTTCGGGCGGATCGCCTATGTGGAGGTGGGGGCCATCACGATTGGGACGATCGTGCAGACCAGCCGGCCCGGCCATATCGAACGGGGCCAGGAGAAGGGCTTCTTCCGCTACGGCGGCTCCACCGTGGTGCTGTTGTTCGAACCCGGACGGCTCCAGTTCGATGCGGACCTGATCGCGGATTCCGCTCAGGGGATGGAGGTCAAGGTGCAGGCCGGCGAGGGCATCGCCACGGCCATCTGA